The following is a genomic window from Nitrospira sp..
ACCGTATCGATTCCGCTCTCGACCGAACGGTATACCATCGGGAGGTTTTCGTGAAGGGGCTCGACATACTCATCGTCGACGATGAACCGTTGATGCGGTTGTCCATGGTGGATGCCTTGGAAGGAATCGGGTGCGAGGTGACGGCGGCGGCGACCGGAACGGAAGGGGTAGCGATCCTCGGGGCGCGCCGGTTCGACATCGTGATTACCGATTTGCGCCTTCCTGGCGCCGACGGGCTTACGATTCTGAAGGCCTGTAAAGAGCGGAGCCCTGCGACGGAAGTGATCTTGATTACCGCCCATGGATCGGTCGATACGGCCGTCGGTGCGATCAAACTGGGGGCCTACGACTACATCACCAAGCCGTTTCAAATGGACGAGTTGCTGCTGATCGTGGAGCGTGTCGGAAAAGTGCTGAGATTGCGGCGTGAAAATCTTGAGCTCAAAGAGGTGTTGGAAGATCGGTTCAGCTTCGGCGGCATTCTTGGATGCAACCACCACATGCGGGCGTTGCTGGAGAAGATCAAGCTGGTCGCGGCCACCGACTCGACGGTCTCGATCGTCGGTGAGCGTGGCACCGGCAAAGAGTTGGTCGCCCATGCCATCCATTTGAATAGCCCGCGGCGGGATCAGCCTTTGATTAAGGTCTGTTGTGTGGACCTTCCTGAGCCCCTGTTGGAATCGGAACTCTTCGGTCAGGAAAAGGGCGCGTTTCCGGAAGCGCTTCGTCAGAGGCGCGGCCGGTTCGAACTGGCCCACAAGGGGACGTTGTTCCTCGACGAGATCGGCATGCTGCCCTCCGCCATCCAGGAGAAGCTGCTGCGTGTGCTCCGGGAGGGGCGGTTCGAACGTGTCGGTGGACGAGAATCGATCGAGGTCGATGTCCGGATCGTCTGCGCGTCACAGCAGGATCTGAGAGAGTGGGTGGATCAAGGCCGGTTTGACCGCGATCTCTACGACCGTCTCGCCGCCGTTCAG
Proteins encoded in this region:
- a CDS encoding Response regulator, which gives rise to MKGLDILIVDDEPLMRLSMVDALEGIGCEVTAAATGTEGVAILGARRFDIVITDLRLPGADGLTILKACKERSPATEVILITAHGSVDTAVGAIKLGAYDYITKPFQMDELLLIVERVGKVLRLRRENLELKEVLEDRFSFGGILGCNHHMRALLEKIKLVAATDSTVSIVGERGTGKELVAHAIHLNSPRRDQPLIKVCCVDLPEPLLESELFGQEKGAFPEALRQRRGRFELAHKGTLFLDEIGMLPSAIQEKLLRVLREGRFERVGGRESIEVDVRIVCASQQDLREWVDQGRFDRDLYDRLAAVQIDVPSLRERREDVLVIAEHVLETRSATFGKALDGFAQSSRELLMGYSFPGNVGELEQMVERAIALGREGESLQPWDLCGFQTCPYLGGTLQATCGFCAEGLAVEAKKPIEVASATLAAAREEFERNYILGVLKQVEGNRTSAATMLGLSRKALWDKCKRYGISSAKGEAEEDDD